From a single Sus scrofa isolate TJ Tabasco breed Duroc chromosome 13, Sscrofa11.1, whole genome shotgun sequence genomic region:
- the TTC14 gene encoding tetratricopeptide repeat protein 14 isoform X1 produces MDRDLLRQSLNFHGPSLLSLLRSEQQDNPHFRSLLGSVAEPPRGPPPQQQLQGRKEKKVDNIEIQKFISKKADLLFALSWKSGTPTTSEINEDNEDHYAVMPPLEQFMEIPGMDRRELFFRDIERGDIVIGRISSIREFGFFMVLICLGSGIMRDISHLEITALCPLRDVPSLSNHGDPLSYYQTGDIIRAGIKDIDRYHEKLAVSLYSSSLPSHLSGIKLGVISSEELPLYYRRSIELNSNSLESYENIMQSSLGFVNPGVVEFLLGKLGIDESNPPSLMRGLQSKNFSEDDFASALRKKQSASWALKCVKIGVDYFKVGRHVDAMNEYNKALEIDKQNVEALVARGALYATKGSLNKAIEDFELALENCPTHRNARKYLCQTLVERGGQLEEEEKFLNAESYYKKALALDGTFKDAEDALQKLHKYMQKSLELREKQAEKEEKQKTKKIETSAEKLRKLLKEEKRLKKKRRKSTSSSSSVSSADESVSSSSSSSSGHKRHKKHKRNRSESSRSSKRHSAKASSNQIDQSKKDECFPVPANTSASFLNQKQEVEKLLEKQDRLPYQKKQVKEKDRCPFSSSSVEIPDDFGGRSEYPRDFCNSYKTQAGSSKTEKPYKSERHLSSRRDSSDSFYRNSEEKIKIYGYRRFEKDIEGRKEQYRRWETGSVKYSTSPASSEYSSKSVEKYKKYTYSGSRDFSRHEQRYELNKNQGEYEREGNYEEDAKTEVPEEEGLNSKEHSESGVKKNLPQNLLNIFNQIAAFEKEKGSKPKN; encoded by the exons aaaagagaagaaagttgaCAACATTGAAATACAAAAATTCATTTCCAAAAAAGCGGATCTGCTTTTTGCACTTTCCTGGAAATCAGGTACACCTACAACTTCTGAAATTAATGAAGATAATGAAG atcATTATGCAGTCATGCCACCTTTAGAGCAGTTCATGGAGATACCTGGTATGGACCGAAGAGAGCTGTTTTTCCGAGATATTGAGCGTGGTGATATagtgattggaagaattagttcCATTCGGGAATTTGGGTTTTTCATGGTGTTGATTTGTTTAGGCAGTGGCATTATGAGAGATATATCCCACTTAGAAATCACA GCTCTATGTCCATTAAGAGATGTGCCTTCTCTCAGTAACCATGGGGATCCTTTATCATATTACCAGACTGGTGACATCATTCGAG ctgGAATCAAGGATATTGACAGATATCATGAAAAGCTTGCAGTATCTCTATATAGCTCATCTCTTCCATCACACCTATCTGGTATTAAATTAGGTGTAATTAGTTCCGAAGAACTTCCTTTGTACTACAG gagaagtaTTGAACTAAATAGCAATTCTTTGGAATCTTATGAGAATATCATGCAAAGTTCTTTGGGATTTGTTAATCCAGGCGTAGTTGAATTCCTTCTAGGAAAACTAGGAATAGATGAATCTAATCCACCATCTTTAATGAGAGGCCTACAAAG CAAAAATTTCTCTGAAGATGATTTCGCTTCTGCCTTAAGAAAGAAACAGTCTGCATCTTGGGCTTTAAAATG TGTGAAGATTGGAGTTGATTATTTTAAGGTGGGACGCCATGTGGATGCTATGAATGAATACAATAAAGCTCTGGAAATAGACAAACAAAATGTGGAAGCTTTAGTAGCTCGAGGAGCATT ATATGCAACAAAAGGAAGTCTGAACAAAGCAATAGAAGATTTTGAGCttgctttggaaaactgtccAACTCACAGGAATGCAAGAAAATACCTTTGCCAGACACTTGTAGAAAGAGGAGGGCA gttagaagaagaagaaaagtttttaaatgctGAAAGTTACTATAAGAAAGCTTTGGCTTTGGATGGAACTTTTAAAGATGCAGAGGATGCTTTGCAGAAGCTTCATAAATACATGCAG AAATCTTtggaattaagagaaaaacaagctgaaaaggaagaaaagcagaaaacaaagaaaatagaaacaagtgCAGAAAAGTTGCGTAAGCtcttaaaagaggagaaaag gctaaagaaaaaaagaagaaaatcaacttCTTCCTCTTCAAGTGTTTCTTCTGCTGATGAATCAGTTTCTTCATCATCCTCTTCCTCTTCGGGGCACAAAAGGCATAAGAAACATAAGAGGAATCGCTCAGAGTCTTCTCGAAGTTCCAAAAGGCATTCAGCTAAGGCATCCTCAAATCAGATAGATCAGAGTAAGAAAGATGAGTGCTTCCCAGTTCCAGCCAATACTTCAGCATCTTTTCTTAACCAAAAACAAGAAGTGGAAAAACTACTGGAAAAGCAGGATAGGTTACCATAtcaaaagaaacaggtaaaagaaaaagatagatgCCCTTTCTCTTCATCTTCAGTTGAAATTCCGGATGATTTTGGAGGTAGGTCTGAATATCCAAGAGATTTTTGTAATAGCTATAAAACTCAGGCAGGTAGTAGCAAAACAGAAAAGCcatataagtcagaaagacatTTATCCAGTAGAAGAGATTCCTCAGATTCCTTCTATAGGAATTCAgaggaaaagattaaaatttatggttatagaagatttgaaaaagatatagaaggaagaaaagagcagtATAGAAGGTGGGAGACAGGTTCCGTGAAATATTCCACTTCACCAGCAAGCTCAGAATACTCTTCAAAATCAgttgaaaagtataaaaaatatacttattcTGGATCACGTGATTTCAGTAGACATGAGCAACgatatgaattaaataaaaatcaaggagAATATGAAAGAGAGGGTAATTATGAGGAGGATGCTAAAACTGAGGTCCCAGAAGAAGAAGGACTAAATAGCAAAGAGCATTCAGAAagtggagttaaaaaaaatttacctcaAAATTTACTCAATATATTTAATCAGATAGCtgcatttgagaaagaaaaaggaagtaagcCAAAAAATTAA
- the TTC14 gene encoding tetratricopeptide repeat protein 14 isoform X2 yields the protein MPPLEQFMEIPGMDRRELFFRDIERGDIVIGRISSIREFGFFMVLICLGSGIMRDISHLEITALCPLRDVPSLSNHGDPLSYYQTGDIIRAGIKDIDRYHEKLAVSLYSSSLPSHLSGIKLGVISSEELPLYYRRSIELNSNSLESYENIMQSSLGFVNPGVVEFLLGKLGIDESNPPSLMRGLQSKNFSEDDFASALRKKQSASWALKCVKIGVDYFKVGRHVDAMNEYNKALEIDKQNVEALVARGALYATKGSLNKAIEDFELALENCPTHRNARKYLCQTLVERGGQLEEEEKFLNAESYYKKALALDGTFKDAEDALQKLHKYMQKSLELREKQAEKEEKQKTKKIETSAEKLRKLLKEEKRLKKKRRKSTSSSSSVSSADESVSSSSSSSSGHKRHKKHKRNRSESSRSSKRHSAKASSNQIDQSKKDECFPVPANTSASFLNQKQEVEKLLEKQDRLPYQKKQVKEKDRCPFSSSSVEIPDDFGGRSEYPRDFCNSYKTQAGSSKTEKPYKSERHLSSRRDSSDSFYRNSEEKIKIYGYRRFEKDIEGRKEQYRRWETGSVKYSTSPASSEYSSKSVEKYKKYTYSGSRDFSRHEQRYELNKNQGEYEREGNYEEDAKTEVPEEEGLNSKEHSESGVKKNLPQNLLNIFNQIAAFEKEKGSKPKN from the exons ATGCCACCTTTAGAGCAGTTCATGGAGATACCTGGTATGGACCGAAGAGAGCTGTTTTTCCGAGATATTGAGCGTGGTGATATagtgattggaagaattagttcCATTCGGGAATTTGGGTTTTTCATGGTGTTGATTTGTTTAGGCAGTGGCATTATGAGAGATATATCCCACTTAGAAATCACA GCTCTATGTCCATTAAGAGATGTGCCTTCTCTCAGTAACCATGGGGATCCTTTATCATATTACCAGACTGGTGACATCATTCGAG ctgGAATCAAGGATATTGACAGATATCATGAAAAGCTTGCAGTATCTCTATATAGCTCATCTCTTCCATCACACCTATCTGGTATTAAATTAGGTGTAATTAGTTCCGAAGAACTTCCTTTGTACTACAG gagaagtaTTGAACTAAATAGCAATTCTTTGGAATCTTATGAGAATATCATGCAAAGTTCTTTGGGATTTGTTAATCCAGGCGTAGTTGAATTCCTTCTAGGAAAACTAGGAATAGATGAATCTAATCCACCATCTTTAATGAGAGGCCTACAAAG CAAAAATTTCTCTGAAGATGATTTCGCTTCTGCCTTAAGAAAGAAACAGTCTGCATCTTGGGCTTTAAAATG TGTGAAGATTGGAGTTGATTATTTTAAGGTGGGACGCCATGTGGATGCTATGAATGAATACAATAAAGCTCTGGAAATAGACAAACAAAATGTGGAAGCTTTAGTAGCTCGAGGAGCATT ATATGCAACAAAAGGAAGTCTGAACAAAGCAATAGAAGATTTTGAGCttgctttggaaaactgtccAACTCACAGGAATGCAAGAAAATACCTTTGCCAGACACTTGTAGAAAGAGGAGGGCA gttagaagaagaagaaaagtttttaaatgctGAAAGTTACTATAAGAAAGCTTTGGCTTTGGATGGAACTTTTAAAGATGCAGAGGATGCTTTGCAGAAGCTTCATAAATACATGCAG AAATCTTtggaattaagagaaaaacaagctgaaaaggaagaaaagcagaaaacaaagaaaatagaaacaagtgCAGAAAAGTTGCGTAAGCtcttaaaagaggagaaaag gctaaagaaaaaaagaagaaaatcaacttCTTCCTCTTCAAGTGTTTCTTCTGCTGATGAATCAGTTTCTTCATCATCCTCTTCCTCTTCGGGGCACAAAAGGCATAAGAAACATAAGAGGAATCGCTCAGAGTCTTCTCGAAGTTCCAAAAGGCATTCAGCTAAGGCATCCTCAAATCAGATAGATCAGAGTAAGAAAGATGAGTGCTTCCCAGTTCCAGCCAATACTTCAGCATCTTTTCTTAACCAAAAACAAGAAGTGGAAAAACTACTGGAAAAGCAGGATAGGTTACCATAtcaaaagaaacaggtaaaagaaaaagatagatgCCCTTTCTCTTCATCTTCAGTTGAAATTCCGGATGATTTTGGAGGTAGGTCTGAATATCCAAGAGATTTTTGTAATAGCTATAAAACTCAGGCAGGTAGTAGCAAAACAGAAAAGCcatataagtcagaaagacatTTATCCAGTAGAAGAGATTCCTCAGATTCCTTCTATAGGAATTCAgaggaaaagattaaaatttatggttatagaagatttgaaaaagatatagaaggaagaaaagagcagtATAGAAGGTGGGAGACAGGTTCCGTGAAATATTCCACTTCACCAGCAAGCTCAGAATACTCTTCAAAATCAgttgaaaagtataaaaaatatacttattcTGGATCACGTGATTTCAGTAGACATGAGCAACgatatgaattaaataaaaatcaaggagAATATGAAAGAGAGGGTAATTATGAGGAGGATGCTAAAACTGAGGTCCCAGAAGAAGAAGGACTAAATAGCAAAGAGCATTCAGAAagtggagttaaaaaaaatttacctcaAAATTTACTCAATATATTTAATCAGATAGCtgcatttgagaaagaaaaaggaagtaagcCAAAAAATTAA